GGTCACCCGCTACCTGGAGGCCAGCGGCCTCATCCCCTACCTGGAGGCCCTGAACTTCCACACGGTGGGCTACGGCTGCACCACCTGCATCGGCAACAGCGGCCCCCTGCCGCCCCACATCAGCCAGGCCATCAAGAAGGGGGACCTGGTGGCCGTCTCGGTGTTGAGCGGCAACCGCAACTTCGAAGGCCGCATCAGCCCGGACGTGCGGGCCAACTTCCTGGCATCGCCTCCCCTGGTGGTGGCCTATGCCATCGCCGGCACCATTGACATCGACATGGAGCAGGAGCCCCTGGGCCACGACCCCAACGGCGAGCCCGTCTACCTGCGGGACATCTGGCCCAGCCAGGAGGAGATCCGCAACGCCATCCGCCGCAGCCTGAGGCCGGAGATGTTCCGGGAAGAGTACGCCAACGTCTTCGACGGCAACGAGACCTTCAACCAGATCCCGGTCAAGGGCGGTGAGCTCTTCCAGTGGGATCCGGAGAGCACCTACATCAAGGAGCCACCCTTCTTCATGGACCTGACGCCGGAGGTGCCGCCCGTCCGGCCCATCACCGGCGCCCGGGTGCTGGCCGTCATGCCCGACAGCACCACCACCGACCACATCAGCCCGGCCGGCTCCATCGCGCCGGGCAGCCCGGCCGCCCAGTATCTGGAAGCCCACGGTGTCCCCCGCTCCGAGTGGAACAGCTACGGCAGCCGCCGGGGCAACCACGAGGTGATGATGCGGGGCACCTTCGCCAACATCCGCATCAAGAACCAGATGCTGGACGGCGAAGAGGGCGGCTACACGGTCTACATCCCCACCGGGGAGAAGATGACCATCTACGACGCGGCCATGCGCTATCAGGAGGATGGCACCCCCCTGATCGTCCTGGCCGGCAAGGAATATGGCACCGGCTCCAGCCGGGACTGGGCCGCCAAGGGCGTCCTGCTCTTGGGCGTGCGGGCGGTCATCGCCGAAAGCTTCGAGCGCATCCACCGCAGCAACCTGGTGGGCATGGGCGTCCTGCCCCTCCAGTTCAAGCCCGGCCAGAGCGTCAGCAAGCTGGATCTGACTGGCTTCGAGACCTACGACATTCTGGGGCTGGACGACAACATGAAGCCCGGCCAGGAATACACCGTCCGGGCCACGGCCGACAACGGCGCCGTGACCGAGTTCACCGTGATCAGCCGCATCGACACGCCAGTGGAAGTGGAGTACTACAAGAACGGCGGCATCCTGCACACCGTGCTACGCCGCCTGCTCCAGTCCTGAGTCTGGCTGAGGGATGGGGGGCGGCCCAGGTTGATAACGGGCCGCCCCTTCTTTTCAAGTGAGGGAACGTTTCATGAGCATCACAACCACGGAGCGGACCGAGCCCTTCGAGCTTTCGGGCTGGGATCTCTCGGAATTGTTGCCGGAACCGACAGAGGAAGTCATCCAGGAGCGCCTGGCCGCCCTGGAAGAGCGGGTGCAGGCCTTCACCGCCTGGCGGGAGAAGCTGAGCCCGGAGATGGATCCGGCCGATCTGGTGGCGCTATTGCGCCAGTATGAGGAGCTGGTGGCGCAGAGCTACGTCCTGGGCGCCTATGGCAGCCTCTGGTTCTCGGCGGATACCCAGTCCTCGGCCGCCCTGACCTACCGCAACCGCATCCAGCAGGTGCTGACCGGCGTCCAGAACCGGACCCTGTTCTTTGAACTCTGGTGGAAGTCCCTGGACGACGACGAGGCGGCCGCGCTGCTGCCCAGCCCGGAGCAGTACCCCGACTACCGCCATCACCTGGAGGATCTGCGGCGCACCAAGCCCTACACCCTGGACGAACGGTCGGAGCAGATCATCAACATCAAGGATGCCAACGGCATCGACGCGGTGATCACCCTCTACTCCATGCTGACCAACCGGCTGGAATTCACCATCACCGTGGACGGGGAGACCAAGACCCTGACCCGGGACGGGCTGATGGCCTATGCCCAGTCGGCCCGGGCCGACCTGCGGGCCGCCGCCTACCAGGAGCTCTACCGGGTCTACGGCAACGAGTCCAACATCCTGGCCCAGATCTACGCCAACCGGGTGCGGGACTGGTACGCGGAGCACGTGGAGTTGCGGGGCTATCCCTCGCCCATCGCGGTGCGCAACGTGGCCAACGACATTCCCGACGCGGCCGTGGACGCGCTGCTGGATGTCTGCCGGCAGAACGCCGGGGTCTTCCAGCGCTATTTCCGGCTGAAGGCCGGCTGGCTGGGCATGGAGAAGCTGCGCCGCTACGACATCTATGCGCCCCTCCAGGAGGACGACCGGGAGATCCCCTACCAGGAGGCGGTGTCCCTGGTGCTGGACACCTTCCAGCGCTTTGAGCCCCAGGTGGCCCGGCTGGCCCGTCGGGTCTTTGAGGAGAAGCACATCGACAGCGAAGTGCGCAAGGGCAAGCGGGGCGGCGCCTTCTGTGCCACGGTCCTGCCCAGCCAGACGCCGTGGGTGCTCATGAACTACACCGGCAAGGTGCGGGACGTGGCCACCCTGGCCCACGAGCTGGGCCACGCCATCCACAGCATGATGGCCGCCGACCATTCGGTGCTGACCCAACATGCGACCCTGCCCCTGGCTGAGACCGCCTCGGTCTTCGCCGAGATGCTCCTGACCGAGCGCCTGCTGACCGAGGAGCAGGATCCGCTGGTGCGGCGCAACATCCTGGTCAAGTCCCTGGACGACATGTACGCCACGGTCCTGCGCCAGGCCTACTTCGTCCTCTTTGAGCGGGAGGCCCACGCCGCCATCATGGACAACAAATCGCCCGAGGATCTCTACGCCATGTACATGGCCAACCTGGCCGAGCAGTTCGGCGACAGCGTGGAGGTGAGCGACGAATTTCGCTACGAATGGGTGAGCATCCCCCACATCTACCACACCCCCTTCTACTGCTACGCCTACAGCTTCGGCCAGTTGCTGGTGCTGGCCCTCTACCGGCGCTACCAGCAGGAGGGGGAGGCCTTCAAGCCGGGCTACCTGCGCATGCTGGCCCGGGGTGGCTCAGCCCGCCCGGAGGAGATCCTGCAGGAAGCGGGCATCGATATGACCGATCCGGCCTTCTGGCAGGGTGGCTTCGATGTGATCCGGGATCTGATCGACCAGTTGGAGGGGATCAAGCTCTAGGCCAGTCTGGCGTCGATACCACGGCAGAAATTCCGGGTGCCCTCTGGGCGTCCCTACCTCTGGTGGAAGCTATCGGCGAATTTCTACCGGGATTTACCAGGGGGGGCGCTGGATCAACAGCGCCGGCGGAGCAAAAGGGATCCACGATGCGAACAACGGCGTGGCGGTCCATCACATCTGGACCGCCACGCCGCTTTGTTGATTGGGCTGATGGGAGCGCATGAGGGATTGTTGCTTCTGCACTCTTGCCATGCGCATCACCAAGCTGGTTTCGCAAGGCCGCTAGACCGCCGACCACGGATTGACAGTTTCCCAGTATTCTCCGAACAAGGTGGTCTGTGTATTGCTCTGGAGCAAGGTGTAATTGCTCTACTACAAGATGATAAAGTTTTGGAAGATCGGCGCTGTCCGGATAGGCGATTTGCTCTTCATAAAGGATGTGCTTGCAAACGGTCTCAACCAAAGTCCGTGCTGCCGTAATGGCACCTTCGGGATCCTCGCTTTTCCGTCTTAGCGCCCTCTCCCAAGCCCGTTGTACGTGCTCTGAGTTAACAGTCAACAGTTGTTCCGAAACCTCGCTCTCCACTGGGCTTCTCTTGCTAGGGAGTCGGGGAACCCAAGCAATGTCTCGGATATGCCAGTTATTGGTCTGGGCAAGTCCTCTGATGGCCTGCTCAATCTGCTTTTTCTCTTGAGCGTATAACTCCTCGAGTCCATCCAGAATTTTACGAGGAGCAGCAATGTTTACGTCGTACAGCTCAAGTTCTCGCTCGCCCCCTAGTTCAAAGAGCAGATCTACGAAAGAGCAAGTCTAGCTCGCAGTCAGACAGTATAGCTGCTGCGCTCTTTTCATCTCCCTCTTTCAGCCACTCGATTACTTGTTCCATCATACCCTGACCCCTTGGCGGCTGAACGCTTGAAATCACGCGATTGCGGGTAAGCGAAGACACCCACAATCACCAGAATGATTGTGGCCCAAACCACTTTCAATAAAAACGAAGATTAGCAATTCGCGTGCATTGATTTGTTAGATTGCGACGGTGGTTTGCAAAGACACTTATTTTTAGGTGGTCTCCCTATTTTGTGTTGATGGCCTCGGGAGCCACAACGGTCATCAGTAGCTCTTTAACAGTCCAAATGTGTTCGGTCAAACCAGCGACCATGGCTGGCGAGCGAGGCTGCCACCGGCGTTGCTCGCCGTCCACCTCGATACGCAATGTTTTGACAGGACGAGTCAGGTTGTAGACCCAATCTTCCCAAGCACAGGAAGCCTCGCCTATTTTTACAAGACCTTTATAGACTTGGCTTGGTTAAACAGATAATTTCAAAGGCGAAGACCTCGCCTCCGGGTGGAGTATGGCTTTGATTAATGATAGTCACCCTTACCCGCCCGGTGGTTGTGGATGCTAAGACGGTCAATGGGGTTCAATGACAATATCTCGCCAAAACTGCCCTTTCATGGTTGATAACTGGTAGCTTTTGACCCACGGCTTCAACAACACGTGTACCCGGCCGTAGGCCAGCGGGATGATGGGGGCATCCTGAGCCAGGATGCGCTCGGCCTGGGTGTAAAGCTGGATGCGTTCTGCCTGACCGGTCACCCGACGGGCCGTTTCAATCAGGTTCTTGTAAGTTTCATTATTCCAGTTGGGGGTATCCAGGCCCACGCTTACCCGCAGAAAGCAATCGGGGTCGGGGTAATCGGCCACCCACAGGCCAAGGGCTAAATCGGGCGGCGACTGTTCGTACCGTTCAAAGAGGGCGGGGAGCGACACCGTTTTCCAGGGGATTTCAATGCCCAACACCTCACGCCAGGCGTGTTGGCAATACCGGGCCAGCGGCTCGTGATCGGGCCGGTTCAGCGCTTCTAACGGGGGGAAATTGCGGCCTGCCGGATAGCCGGCTTCGGCCAGCAGTTGGCGCGCCCGCGCCGGGTCATAAGGCAAGCCAACTTCAGGGGCATAGCCCGGCATCTCCGGCGGAACAAAGCCGCCGTGGGCCGGGTACACGTAGCCCCTCATCGCCACATTAGCCAACTCCTCCTTGTCCAGGGCCAAGGTCAGGGCTTGCCGAACACGCGCATCATTTAATGGCGGGCGCGTTATTTGGATGAACCAAACATAGTTGGTGAGCAATTGCGGGCCGGACAGATAATCTGCGGCGTACCACTGCCGGGCGCTATCCATATCCGCAGGCGGCAACAGGTGCAGGTGGAGCAGGTCGAGCGCGCCAGCCTGATATTGTTGGAGCAAATTGGCGGGGCCGGTATTCAGGCTTATTTCCAATTGCGCCACATTGCCCCGCCAGGGGTGGTGATAGGTTGGGTTGCGCCGCAGGGTGATTGATTCTTCGGGCCGCCATGCCGCCAGGCTGAACGGCCCATTCGTGACAAGATGGCCCGCTTCGGCCCAGGCCTCGCCATATTGCTCAACCTGGTGACGCGGGATGGGAAAGGTGGTGGGGAAGGCCAACAGGTGCGGGAAGTAGTTGGTTGGGCCTTCCAACTCCACCATCAGGGTCAAGTCGTCAATCGCCCGCACCGCTACCAAATTGGAATCGGCACTCTCCCCCTGCCGAAAGGCGCTGCCCCCTTTAATATCATCTAACAATGCCCCGGCAAAAGAAGCCCACCCGGCCGGGTCAAGCGCCCGCCGCCAGGCATATTCAAAATCCCCGGCTGTCACCGGCACGCCATCGCTCCAGAACACATCATTCCGCAGATGAAAAACATAGGTGTGGCCGCCATCTGAAACCTCCCAACGATGAGCCACATCCGGGGCCACATCCAACTCCGAATTGAGGGTCAGCAGGCCGCTGAATAGTTGGTGGGCCAGGCCCACTGACCAGATGCTGCGCGGGCGGGTGGGGTCAAGTGTGCCCGGATCGCGCCAGTTGGTCCGCAGGGCGTGAGGGGCCGGCGGCAGGTGAGGGTCAGGGCCGGGGCGGGCCTCGCGTATCTGCTGCCAGAGGGTAAACCCCTCGGCATAAGCCTGATGCGCTTGCTTAAAGTCAAAATTAAGGTGATGCGCCAGCCCCAGCTTCATCAGCGTGCGGGCGGCCTGTTCGTGTTGACCGGCCTTGCGCATAAAACTCAACGCTTGTTGGTAGTGCTCAATCGCTTCCTCGTGAGCGTACAACGCCCGAGCACGGTTGCCGGCTTGCAGCAGATAGTGAATGGCTTTTTCGATTTCGCCGGCTGTGGCAAAGTGATGCGCTAACAGTAACGTGACCGCCTCAAGGCCTTCCGCACAAAGGGATTCCAAGGCCCGGCCAATCTCGCTATGCAACAGCCGCCGTTCGCCCGGACTGAGGCGATTGTAGAGATATTGCTGAAACAGGATATGGCCGAACCGGAAACGTGACAGGCGTTGTTGACCAATAATCAGTTCGCCGTGCTCGCGCACCAACCGATGGCGCTGCTGCAAGTCTCGCGATATCTGATGCAATATCTGTCTCTCGTCGGTTTTTTGCACACGGGCCAGAACTTGAGCGCAAAATACTTCCCCTTCCACACTGGCGATGGTCAAGATGTTGCGCAGGGTCTCATCCAGGCGGGCTAACCGCTGCTCTATGATCGCCTCTACCCGCACCGGCAAGGCAGACCAGTTCAGCGTCTCTGCTTTCAGCACCCAATGGCCGGCCTCGTCCCGAATC
The DNA window shown above is from Litorilinea aerophila and carries:
- a CDS encoding M3 family oligoendopeptidase: MSITTTERTEPFELSGWDLSELLPEPTEEVIQERLAALEERVQAFTAWREKLSPEMDPADLVALLRQYEELVAQSYVLGAYGSLWFSADTQSSAALTYRNRIQQVLTGVQNRTLFFELWWKSLDDDEAAALLPSPEQYPDYRHHLEDLRRTKPYTLDERSEQIINIKDANGIDAVITLYSMLTNRLEFTITVDGETKTLTRDGLMAYAQSARADLRAAAYQELYRVYGNESNILAQIYANRVRDWYAEHVELRGYPSPIAVRNVANDIPDAAVDALLDVCRQNAGVFQRYFRLKAGWLGMEKLRRYDIYAPLQEDDREIPYQEAVSLVLDTFQRFEPQVARLARRVFEEKHIDSEVRKGKRGGAFCATVLPSQTPWVLMNYTGKVRDVATLAHELGHAIHSMMAADHSVLTQHATLPLAETASVFAEMLLTERLLTEEQDPLVRRNILVKSLDDMYATVLRQAYFVLFEREAHAAIMDNKSPEDLYAMYMANLAEQFGDSVEVSDEFRYEWVSIPHIYHTPFYCYAYSFGQLLVLALYRRYQQEGEAFKPGYLRMLARGGSARPEEILQEAGIDMTDPAFWQGGFDVIRDLIDQLEGIKL
- a CDS encoding abortive infection family protein, whose protein sequence is MESEVSEQLLTVNSEHVQRAWERALRRKSEDPEGAITAARTLVETVCKHILYEEQIAYPDSADLPKLYHLVVEQLHLAPEQYTDHLVRRILGNCQSVVGGLAALRNQLGDAHGKSAEATIPHALPSAQSTKRRGGPDVMDRHAVVRIVDPFCSAGAVDPAPPLVNPGRNSPIASTRGRDAQRAPGISAVVSTPDWPRA
- a CDS encoding ABC transporter substrate-binding protein — its product is MENTVSFGYWVRRQRKALDLTQVNLARQVGCAPVTIRKIERDERRPSRQMAHRLADCLAIPPDERETFIQCGLGQQPVDALPLPARPVEAGDTAPPSVPAFFEATAPERAGGEWGRFVGRENELERLTGHFTAALAGEGRLVFVTGEAGRGKTALLAEFARRAQAAQPELIVACGYCNAYAGIGGDPFLPFRDVIEMLSGDVETRWAAGIIDREQARRLWASAPATIQTLFEVGPNLVDLFVPAHILSERFKGQPPSGQRQPGLLEQRHLFDQITKALQAVARKQPLLILLDDLQWADVTSINLLFHLGRRLSGSRILIAGAYRPSEVALGQPALQPEPRQQHPLEAVIHELRRYFGNIQIDLDRFEPARGRKLVDALLDRDSNRLPDSFRTALFWQTKGHPLFTIELVREMQDRGDLIRDEAGHWVLKAETLNWSALPVRVEAIIEQRLARLDETLRNILTIASVEGEVFCAQVLARVQKTDERQILHQISRDLQQRHRLVREHGELIIGQQRLSRFRFGHILFQQYLYNRLSPGERRLLHSEIGRALESLCAEGLEAVTLLLAHHFATAGEIEKAIHYLLQAGNRARALYAHEEAIEHYQQALSFMRKAGQHEQAARTLMKLGLAHHLNFDFKQAHQAYAEGFTLWQQIREARPGPDPHLPPAPHALRTNWRDPGTLDPTRPRSIWSVGLAHQLFSGLLTLNSELDVAPDVAHRWEVSDGGHTYVFHLRNDVFWSDGVPVTAGDFEYAWRRALDPAGWASFAGALLDDIKGGSAFRQGESADSNLVAVRAIDDLTLMVELEGPTNYFPHLLAFPTTFPIPRHQVEQYGEAWAEAGHLVTNGPFSLAAWRPEESITLRRNPTYHHPWRGNVAQLEISLNTGPANLLQQYQAGALDLLHLHLLPPADMDSARQWYAADYLSGPQLLTNYVWFIQITRPPLNDARVRQALTLALDKEELANVAMRGYVYPAHGGFVPPEMPGYAPEVGLPYDPARARQLLAEAGYPAGRNFPPLEALNRPDHEPLARYCQHAWREVLGIEIPWKTVSLPALFERYEQSPPDLALGLWVADYPDPDCFLRVSVGLDTPNWNNETYKNLIETARRVTGQAERIQLYTQAERILAQDAPIIPLAYGRVHVLLKPWVKSYQLSTMKGQFWRDIVIEPH